GCTCCAGCAGACGCGGCAGCACCGCGTGCGCGGAGGCCGCGGTGAAGCCCACCACCACGGTGCCCAGATCTCCGGCGGGTACCCGCTTCACGGTGAGCGCCGCGCTCTCGGCGAGTTGGAGGATGCGGCGGGCATCCGGAAGGAAGGCCGCCCCTGCCGGGGTCAGCGTGACGGTGCGAGTGGTGCGGTCGATGAGCTGGACCCCGAGTTCGGCCTCCAGCTGTTGGATCTGGCGACTGAGCGGGGGCTGGGTCATGTGCAACCGCTCTGCGGCCCGCCCGAAATGCAGTTCCTCGGCCACGGCGATGAAGCAGGACAATCGGGCCAGCGAGAACATCGATGCACTCCTCGTATCACCGCGCCACTGCGGGACGTCGGTGGTGCATCAGTTTAGCGTGCGGCGAAGCTCTCCAGTTCGTACCGAGTGTGGAAGTCACGCAACTTCTCGTAGCGGTAGCGGTTGTAGGCCATCGGCTCCAACACCAGCCACTTGGGCAACCGCCGCCGGGCCGCGCGGATCACCACCCGGTACAGCGTAAACTCCAGCTGCTTGGCCGAATTCCATTCACTGCCAATCAGTTCCATCATCACCGGATGGGTCGCCGATTCGGCACAGATGCGGGCCGGGCGTGCCAGCACCGGCACCATCAGCCGCCAGCCGGGCTCGATGAGTCGGTGCAGCCATGCCGGGCCGAACAACGTCGGCACCGGCGGACCCGAGAACTGATCGGCGGCCCACAGCAGGAACGGGTTGCTCGCCAGTTCGGTGGTGGCGACCTCGTCGTAGTAGGCGCGCATCTCGGCCACGGTGGCCGGCACATCGGCAGCGTCACTGGGCAGTCCGACATCGGCCATCGCACACACCGTGCGCCACACCACCTCGCGCTGCTCGTCGGAGAAGTGCTTGCCGTAGACCGCGGTGTATCCGGCGTAGAAGATGTTCAGCGAGGTGGTGCCGACCCACTTCCACAACGCAGGGTCCAGCGCGCTGAACCGTTCACCGGCGAAATCCCCCTTGCCGACCCCGTGTACCGCGCCATGCTTGGTCTTCAGTCGTTCGGCGGTGGCGCGCCGGTCGGCCTCGTCGGCGAACGCGAGCGGTCCGTTCCACAGGTAGCTGTTGATCCCTCGGTCGGTGAAGTTCGCCGCGAACCGACCGCTGGCGTCGACGGCGGCCGCGACCTTGCGGTAGGCCACCTGGTCCAGGGCGAGCCTGCCGAACAGACCGAAGGCCAGCGGTGTGCCCATCCACCAGCGCACGTCAGCAGCCAGTTCGTGGTGTGGTTGACCGGGATCCCAGGGTCTGGGCGAGGTGTCCGCCTCGACCCGTTGTGCCGTGCTCGTCATCGCCGGAACCCCCATCCGAGAAAACAGGAAACATCTGTGTGCAGATTGAGAAAAACAGCGTAGAGCCGCTGTGTCAAGATGGTCCGATGGCGGTCTCGCGGCGCTACGGCGGACAAACCGCCGTCGACCGGGTCGCCGAACGGCGTGCCAAATTACTGGCCGCCGGCCTGGAGTTGATGGGAACGCGCGGTATCGCCGGCACCACAGTGCGCGGTGTCACGGAGGCCTCCGGTGTGGCCGCTCGGTACTTCTACGAGAGCTTCGCCGATATCGAGGCGCTGCATCTTGCCGTCTACACCGAGGTCATCGAAGAGGCGGCGCGTCGGTCGGTCGCCGCGCTGGAGCAGGCACCCGATGATGCCCTGGCACGCACCAGGGCGGTGCTCGGCGAACTGGTCGACCTGATCCTCGGCGACCGGCGCAAGGGCCGGATCCTGGTGCTGGAGGCCACCTCCACACCGGCTTTGGGTCGTCGTAGCCTCGCCGAGTCGAGCCGGTTCGCGGGCATGCTGGCCGCCACCGCAGCCGGTGGTGACCCGGCTCGGGCCACCAATGGGCTGCCGACCGATCTGCGGCTGGTGTCGCAGTTCCTGGTCGGCGGGGTCACCGCGTCCATCGGAGCGGTTCTGCTCGGTGATATCGAGGTCGACCGCGAACACCTGGTCGACGTGCTGGTATCGCTGTTCGAGGCGATCCGCGCGGCCGCTCCCGGCTAACTGAGCTTGATGGCGGCGAGCTTCACTTCCCTTGCCGCCGTTTCCCATTGCGCGAACGTGGGCAGTCGATCACCGGCGAAGACCAGTCCCATCTGACGCTGCGCCTTCTTCGGCCCGTAGGAGGTGGCGATCCGTTCGGCCAACGCCGCCACCGCGGCGGGGTCGCTGATCAACTCGCCGCGCATCGTGGTGGTCTTGCCGCGGTAGGACACCTGCGCGTCGGCGCCGTCGCGGAAGTTGTACTTCCACTGCGCCTCCAGCAGCACGTACAGCACACCGTCGAGGTGGTGCGCACTGACCGGCGTCGCGTATCGCCTGCCCGTCTTGCGGCCAGTGAAGGACACCAGCATGAAGTCGCCGATCAACGCGCCCAGCGGAGTCTTGAGGGCGAACTTCAGTGTGGGATTGACGATGCGCAGCAGTAGTTCGGGTGGGTGGGCGGCATCGACGGCCGGCTGGTCTGCCATCCACCCACGGTAGCGGGGTGAGGCGGCTACCAGCGTGGGCTGGCGAGGGCGAAGTTCGGATCGACGGTCTGCATGTAGCCGGTGTCGTCCCGGTCGCGGATCCCGCAGGTCACGTACTGCTCATGTAGCGCGGCCAACGAGTCCTCGTCGATCTCGACACCCAGGCCCGGTCCGGTGGGTACCGGGACGGAGCCATCGACGAAGGCCAGCGCGCCGTCCTTGACGACATCCTCGGTCTTCCACGGCCAGTGGGTGTCGCAGGCGTAGGTGAGGTTCGGGGTGGCGCCGGCCAGGTGCACCATCGCCGCCAGGCTGATACCCAGATGCGAGTTGGAATGCATGGACAGGCCCAGCCCGAAGGTCTCGCAGATCCCGGCCAGCAGCCGGGAGCGCTGCAGTCCGCCCCAGTAATGGTGATCGGAGAGAACGACTTTCACCGAGTTCTTGAGCACCGCCGGTTTGAGCTGATCGAACGCGACGACGCACATGTTGGTGGCCAACGGCATCGGGGACTGCGCGGCGACCTCGGCCATCCCGTCCAGTCCGGGTGTCGGATCCTCCAGGTACTCCAAAATGCCTGCCAGTCCGGTGGCCACCTTGATCGAGGTCTGCGGGGTCCACGCGGCGTTGGGGTCAAGGCGCAGCGGGACACCGGGGAAGGCTCTGGCCAGCGCCTCGATACCGGCCATCTCCTCCTCGGGGGCGAACACGCCACCCTTGACCTTGATGGCGGTGAAACCGTACTCGTCGATGATGCGGCGCGCCTGGGCGACCAAGCCGTCGGGGTCCAGCGCCTCGCCGAACTGGTCGGGCTCGGCACCGGGATGGCCTGCCCACTTGTAGAACAGGTAGGCGCTGAACGGTACGGCGTCACGCACCTTGCCGCCCAACAGATCCGACACAGGTCTACCCAGTGCTCGACCCTGCACGTCCAGGCAGGCCACCTCGAACGGAGAGAGCACCTGGTCGACCGCGCTTGCCGTGGTGATCATGCCCGCGGTCCCCACCGCCGCATCATCTCCGGCCAACGCTACCGCGACCGCGGCGCGGATCTGGTTGAGCGCGAACACGTCCAGACCGGTGATGGCCGCGGCGGCGGCGTTCAACCGGGCCAGATGGCGGGTGTCGGCATAGGTCTCGCCGAGACCTACCAGACCCGCATCGGTGTCCAGTTGGATGATTGCCCGCAGCGCGTAGGGCTGGTGCACCCCCACGGTGTTCAGCAGCGGGGGGTCGACGAAGGCGACCGGGGTGATCCGCGTGCCGGTGATGCGGATGGCGCTCACGAGTTACACGGCTCC
The sequence above is drawn from the Mycolicibacterium neoaurum VKM Ac-1815D genome and encodes:
- a CDS encoding TetR/AcrR family transcriptional regulator; this encodes MAVSRRYGGQTAVDRVAERRAKLLAAGLELMGTRGIAGTTVRGVTEASGVAARYFYESFADIEALHLAVYTEVIEEAARRSVAALEQAPDDALARTRAVLGELVDLILGDRRKGRILVLEATSTPALGRRSLAESSRFAGMLAATAAGGDPARATNGLPTDLRLVSQFLVGGVTASIGAVLLGDIEVDREHLVDVLVSLFEAIRAAAPG
- a CDS encoding glucarate dehydratase family protein, coding for MSAIRITGTRITPVAFVDPPLLNTVGVHQPYALRAIIQLDTDAGLVGLGETYADTRHLARLNAAAAAITGLDVFALNQIRAAVAVALAGDDAAVGTAGMITTASAVDQVLSPFEVACLDVQGRALGRPVSDLLGGKVRDAVPFSAYLFYKWAGHPGAEPDQFGEALDPDGLVAQARRIIDEYGFTAIKVKGGVFAPEEEMAGIEALARAFPGVPLRLDPNAAWTPQTSIKVATGLAGILEYLEDPTPGLDGMAEVAAQSPMPLATNMCVVAFDQLKPAVLKNSVKVVLSDHHYWGGLQRSRLLAGICETFGLGLSMHSNSHLGISLAAMVHLAGATPNLTYACDTHWPWKTEDVVKDGALAFVDGSVPVPTGPGLGVEIDEDSLAALHEQYVTCGIRDRDDTGYMQTVDPNFALASPRW
- a CDS encoding oxygenase MpaB family protein; translated protein: MTSTAQRVEADTSPRPWDPGQPHHELAADVRWWMGTPLAFGLFGRLALDQVAYRKVAAAVDASGRFAANFTDRGINSYLWNGPLAFADEADRRATAERLKTKHGAVHGVGKGDFAGERFSALDPALWKWVGTTSLNIFYAGYTAVYGKHFSDEQREVVWRTVCAMADVGLPSDAADVPATVAEMRAYYDEVATTELASNPFLLWAADQFSGPPVPTLFGPAWLHRLIEPGWRLMVPVLARPARICAESATHPVMMELIGSEWNSAKQLEFTLYRVVIRAARRRLPKWLVLEPMAYNRYRYEKLRDFHTRYELESFAAR